The genomic stretch AAACCGTCATCCTAGCGTGTGAAAATTTAATCTGTTTTTACagttattttaacataaaaataataataataataataaaaaaataataaattacgattatattaatgattataCCTCCAGTTATCAGCTCATGATTGCTGTTctgatttatttcttctttgCCTTTTAAATCGAACcgtcaattaaatatttttttagcgTTAAACCTGTAATTATACATTAGTTATACactagttattattattacacactcATCTTGTAGGTGACACAAGAACTCATGGCTTATCATGTGTTAATCGTCCTCTAACCTTCACCGGGGTTCGATTTCTGACCTCAGAgttacacacttttttgtttctcaaaGCATtaatgataaaagaaaaaactattcCAAATTCCATTAATTTGACATTCAATTATAAATCGACTTTTGTTCCAATACAGATTTTAGAGGTCTGATTATCGCCGACGTTGGTAGACAAGCCAACTGTAGACTTTGTTGTCAAGTGGTCTGAGCAGATGTTCCAATGCTGATGTAGATCGGATTGACTCCTTAAACGATTAAGGCTGTGATTTAATCATTTCATCTCCGTAGTTTGTGCTTTAATTATTCTTTGAAACACAGATCCAGgaatcatttgtttttttattcacgtTAATGGGATTTGGCAGATGCCAGAAAGTGCTTTTGAAGTCTCCATCGAGTCCATTCtgatgctggttcattaggacacaCACTTGGAATACTATCACTGTAAAACTTTGTtaggagagaagagagatagACAGTGAGGCTTTTGAATTGAAGAGGCTGAAGAGTTTGTTGAAAGACTCAGTTCCAGAACAGTCTTGAAGTTTGTCTCCATGGTGAAACCAGATGAGTAGATGATGGAGGGGGTTTGGTGCAGTGCTGGGTGAGATAAGAACTTTGGGGTAGAAAAGTGCTGGTCTGTTTTATGCTTTTTAGGCAAGCACAAGTATGGAGAACCTTAGAAGGTACAAAACTTTAAGATACAATATATGGCTAATAGTATTGGGAcaagccatgtgtggttctttttcaacctgttaccacaaagttggagacacaattgtatcagacatctttggatgctgtgctttgattgaactaggagacccaaacctgttccagcatgacaccaCCCCCTGTGCACGAAGCCTGGATAAATATCCAGACCTTGCCCTGATAACATTATGTTACTGAAAACAAAACTGACTCCTACTCATGTTGACCGATGTCTgtaatttacagaatttaaaagaCAGGAAATTTTAATTATCTCATTAATACAGTTGTGCAGTTTATGAGCAGGAGGTTCAAATCcatcatcttaaccactaagaaCTACTTTCCAATAAGAGTCAGTCAACATTAATCCCAGGAAAATAGATCtgtttggaaaatgtttttcatatttGTATATCTCGTATATGATTGTACAGTGTATAAACTGCATCAGGCTCTTGGTTTGGTTCTAAACATCTGGAAGCATATTAAAtgctgaacacaaacacagacatgcacaTTGTATAACTGAcctgtataaagtgtgtattatCTTGTCAAATgtggtcattttttattttgtgtgcaggtaGTTGTAAATAAATGCTCAGTTAATACACATTACAGCCTAAATGTTTCCTGAAAGTGATCTCCCACAACCTCGTGCAGGTGGAAGTGTCATCATTTATCATCCCGTTTACTCTGTTTTAGCCTCAACTAAACCCGAAAAGGAGGCTGAAGAAAGCGAGCCAGATAAAACACCAGTCACTACTCAGCCCGAGTCTCCAGATCCGTCTGCTCCTTCGGAGGCCTCTGCTGCCAAAAAAGTCGCTGAGAAACCAGCCTCCTCATCTCCACCACTCAAAAGACCTGCCTCTAATCCCCTCCCGAGCCGAGCCAAGAAAACCATGCCGGGTTCTCCACGTTTATCTGCAACTCGCCAGCTCCTGAACGAGGCTTCGCAATGCCAGTCTCAAGAGGCTTCTAGCAAACCCCAGAGCTCAAACCCCACCACAGAGGTTCGAGTCCTGCCCATCactcctgctcctgttcctcCACCCAGACCTCTCCAAGCTCATCCGAACATGCAGATGAGACAGAACATCAGGCGCTCTCTCGTCGACACCTTGCTGAAAAGGTCAGAGGATTTACCTGTAGATAAGAAACCTGATTTGTCAATACATGGAATGAGTAGATTGATACCCGACCGTTTTGTTTATTATCAGGGTGAGCGCCAGTGACGATTTGGAGATCCCTGAGAGCGAAGTTGAAAAATTAGCTGTGAACATTGAGAGAGAGATGTTCAACATGTATTATACTACTGACAACAAGTACAAGACCAAATACAGATCTCTGATCTTGAGCTTGAAAGACCCCAAGAACAAGGTGTGTTTAATGACATGCTCAACAATCTACaatcatttagcaaaatcatataaacaaataatcaaCCAAGATGTTTGCTTCTACTCTTTGGTATTATTCTGCTCCAGACTATGCATTTTTACAAAATtcagtttttataaaataaaaaacacgtttttaaaaactgcattttcttctaaaaattgtttttttaaaagtcgCCCGTCCACACTGCAACGTCCGAAAATGCTCACGTGTAAAATCAATATTTCGGATGTTAAATACGGTCCTAAAAATCTTCAGGGAAGTCTGCAGATTTGAGTGtgaaattttaaaatgaaatgtgtagGTACCCTGTGTAGATCATTTGGAAGTTTGATGGCTGTATttaaatctgtgtgtatgtatgtatgtatgtatgtatgtaatatatatataatattagtttttttctccAGGTTCTTTTCTATGAAGTTGTTAAAGGACACATCACGCCATTTAAACTGACCCGTCTGAGCGATCAAGAGCTCCTGTCTGTTCAGGTACCACCAGTTCTGTTGGCGTCATTGTAAATATGTCCAGCGTTTAAATACACAACAGCCAGATAgtatccttctctttctttctaggAAAATACAGACAATCCTGTGGCTCAGAAGGAACACTCATCTCCTGTGTGTGCAGACGTGGAGCAGCCTGTATCTGTGTCCAAGAACATAGCAGTCAAACCCGATAGCATGGCCACATCGTCAATGGTGAGTTATCAGAAATTTTGTTTCAGAATAATTTTTCCTTTGGCCAGCCTTGATTGTGATCAACTGGAAGCTCAGGTGTGAATACAGAGCATTGAACATACAGGTAGTTGAATTAGCAACATTAACTTCAGTTACAGGACTTTACATAGCGTTATTTACCTCTACATCAGGCAGTAAAATCCTGTAAAAATCCTGTTAGCACACAATCAACGTCAATACtacccagcattcctgccatttctggaatgtgtcctggaagtcttcttttccaAGCTTGTCAAACACGTTCTGCGATTTGCGCCGAATCTCCCcaacggtgtcaaaacagtGACCTTGCAGCTGGAttttcatcttcgggaagatgGGGAAGTCCGCTCTGTTACAGGGTGCTCTAATTTGCTGTCTTGATGAAATCTGTACCATCCATCTGTGATGGTAACATGGCCAGACTAGCACCAGtcgcacagctcccgatgtacacaagAAGATGTCTCTTGGCACTTgtaaaggtcggtgctccctgtgactgtgcataaGCCTAGTCTGGAAACTTTTTAACAGCACTTcatattcaatggacaaataaaattcacttaaataatttaaaaagaaatattcagagctgactgtcTGACTGCAAAATGCAATTGGTAAtcaaaatatagtaaatatagaataaaaatatagtaaataaaaaaatagagtaAATAGTACatctattgaatcataaatgtagttgagtgtTGAATGTAGCCATAAAATTgcttataataattacaaatattattcAGTCATTATTTTTTAGTTATAAAAGACTTTATGGCAATAAACAGGCAGCCATTAGTGCTAAGGAAGATCTCAAAATGTGGATCTCAAACTGTTCCACCATCAGACCTCGAACTAAtaataatctcctgcatctCGCAATGGACTGCAATGGACCAGTGCCCAGATAACAAACACATCAAATCAATCCAACTATAAACCAAAGACATTTCTTGAACTTCCATTTCATATCCAGACACGACTAGAcaatatatcatttatacaagGTTCCAGGCTCACCCACGCTTTCCTGCAAAACTGAGAAGAATCCCAAATATGAAATACACTTCAAAACAATAGACATCTTTTCTACTCAGAAATCACCTTTGTAGGAATCTTCCAAAATGTATCACCACAGAAAATCCTTGAACACTTACAGAACATTGAACTGAAGGACTCCATGTGACCACTGAACTCTACTGAAGTCAAAATCGAATATTTCCTGTTGTGTTTCCTGGTGTGTTCCTGATTCCGAAATATATTTACTCATACATACCAAATTATAATCCATCTGTCCAGAATCATTTACGTTCCTTGGAGAGGAATTCAGTATACAGTAGTTTCcattaatatttatgtacagtGGTGCAAAGTAGGAAATTACAAACACTCTGGTTATTGTAACtgagtatttatttttctctcagaaattatattttattaagtacttaaaaaaaaaaaaagaagcatatttgtacttttacttgagtatgATTTTTCAGTACTAGTGtttatgtattgtttttctCCTCTAGGAAGGGAAAATATCTCTTCCTCCGGCCAAACAGAAACCCTGCACTGCCGTCTCAGCCATCATCAGCACCATGCTGAAAGACACAACAGCAGAACACAAAGCTCATCTCTTTGACCTCAAATGCAGGATCTGTACgggtatgttttctttttccacaccACTGACTTTGAAGGGTTTttgcaaatgcaaaaataaaattgaagcGTTCCTGAAAACGAATGAgactttatacatttttttcttttttgtatcgTAGGTCAGATTTCTGAGGACACGGACACCACGAAAAAAGAAGAGCCGAAGACCGAGCAGAAGGAAAAACTTTTATGTGCTTTCGCTTTATCTGCTAAAACTCCTGCACTCGGAGATGATTCCCTTGTTATAGAGTCTCCTGCTTCACCAAACGCTGAAGAATGTAACGTGGAGACACCTCAGAAAGAGTTTTCTCCACCTGTAATTCCTGCGGTTTCCATAGTGACCATAACAAGAAAGGATCCACGGACGGCAGGATACCGGGCTGCACCTTCTACTGCGATCGTGCCTGCTCATGTTCTTGTTCCAGACCCTCCAAAAAGTCTAACCATAATTTGTAGTGAGAAGGAGACCACAGATGAACCAAAAGCAGTCGAGCCACCGCCACCTCCGCCTCCACCACCCATGCCCAAATCCATTCTCATGAAGCCCTCAGCTCCATCAAACCCCATGTTCTACAGTTCACAAGGTTTAACCACAAGGTAAGTGAGTAATAACCAACAGTAAATGACGATGTATCGCAGgatatcaatcttttttttgtatttctgtttatAGATTGAGAACCTCTCATACCCCAGCAGACAAGAAGACAATTAACTTCCTTTCCAGACAAGATACGATATGGAAAGGCTTTCTCAACATGCAGCTGGTGGCCAAGTTTGTTACCAAAGGATGCATGATCTCAGGATCTGCAGAGGCTCTGAAAAAGGTCTCAGAATGTATTTTGGATATTTGTGACAGCCAGAGGTGGAGAAAGTAATCAAAGTCAAAGCTAATGATActtcaataaatttttttacataagtaCAAGTTACAGGTCTGAAAATtcacttaagtgaaagtaaaaaagaagctcatttaaaatttactcAGAGTAAAATTTACCGACTTAACTTGTTTTAAGTTTGGGGATTTATGATGATGAGAAAAATCGCAAAGGCAGATTCAGAATTCGTACAGCGAGCGCACGCATTGAACAGCTTTCCATTCGACAGAATTTTGCTTTTCCGGGGTAGTAGTTTCCCGGGgtgccatttattttttcccccttgcaattatttttattcattattttaactgatatgaattaaaatgtagtttagtacaaaacttcaaacaaaacatacctAATTAAAATGACAGATTTTAACCACTAAATagtaaaagtacacaaaaaaatactactcaattacagtaaattaaattcattacttTCTACGTCTGGTGACAGCAATACATAACATCCTCATTCagaaattcaatatttaaattagcatTCCCAATGGTGGACCAAGCAAGCAGATTTTATGTTCatgatattattttattcttgctTTTACATCTAGGCTCAGTAGACTAGTTTTCACATCACCACAACTTTCTACTGTCGTTATCAGTCAACAGCTAGAGGAGAAATACGATTGTGAAAGCCCGTCACAAAATAAATTTCAGATTCAATTTCTCAAGATCCAGAAATCTGTCCCTATACACTacattggcaaaagtttgtggacacctggtcaagtttgttttgtgctttttgagcatcgcatttcacatttagtcccagttcGCTATtaaaattccctccactcttctaggaaggtgttccaatagattttggagggtaaaaggaaccaacacaatattaggcaggtggtcataatgttattcctgatcggTGTGCATatctatgtatatatttataaggtTTGATTACTTGAATTctgcatgtaaatgtaaagtttatacTCCAATGTCTGTAAATCTGATCATTTTCAGTAAAACTAAAGCTTTTGGTACTTTACAAATGGATaaactaacatttatatatatttaattttttaatgtagGACTTGCCAGATACTGTTCATATTGGTGGTCGTATTTTACCAGAAATAGTCTGGGAGTACGTTGAGAGAGTAAAGACGTCTTTAACAAAGGTAAATCCATCAGTTAACTTCAAATCATTTTCTGTCTCTAAATTGATAGTGCAATCTTATAAATTCACTTCATGTATTTGtggtattttctttttctacagGAGCTGTCTTTAATTCGCTTTTATCCAGCATCTGATGAAGAAGAGGTTGCATATGTCTCCCTGTTCTCGTATTTCAACAGTCGCAGGAGATTTGGAGTGGTTTCCAATATTTGCAACAATATTAAAGATCTTTATCTGATTCCTTTATGTGCAAATGAGTCCATTCCCTCTGTACTGCTGCCAATAGAAGGCCCAGGTAATTATTGAAAAAAGATATAAGCTGCTTTGTTGACAAATACGGCTGTGTATTTTTGTTCATAGTGTTTTTATTGAACCGATTTTGTCTTTTAGGACTTGAACAGGATCACCCGAATCTTCTGATCGGCCTGGCAGTTTGTCAGAAACTAAAGCGACCCGGAGCACAGACACACGACATCGACGAGAAAAGACCAAGAATTCAGATATCACAGGATCCTCAATCCATCATTAACCTCCCTACAAAATCTACCGTTCCTGATGCTGAACACGATGAACCTTATGACCCAGATATCGCAATCGGCACTACTCCTGGCAACTCTCAACCTGATCCACCATCACCCTTCTCAAACCCTTCATCAGTGCTTTCTAATTTTCATGCTCCTAAAACATCTACTATCTCAGATGTTGCCAAGATCACATCATTAAGTGCTCCACCAAATTCCAGTACCACTTCCACTACCACTACACCACTCCAGACTATTCTTGATACAATTTTTGGTAAAAAGACACACAACCAAGATTTAGCGGGAAATACCAGCCAGGAAACACCTATAGTTAAAGAACCAGCCATATCTTTCTTGACTGTAGACCCCATCGTTCAACAGTATCAGCAGACTTCGAAGGCTGCAGTGGAGAATGATGGTAATGATAGACCCTATGACCCTGAGGAAGAGTATGATCCAGCTTTGGGATATCAAAATCTTTCCCCCGTGAAACCACTAGAATTGTCAAAGCCTAATACTTCAACTGATGTTTCTAAAAGCATTGATGGTGTttttattgatgatgatgataggccCTATGATCCGGAAGAGGAATATAATTTGGGAAATAGAATTGATTCTGTCCATGCACGTAGTACCGCAAACCATTCCGTTGCTCAAGGAACCTCTGCAATAAAGGATGACGTAGCATATGATCCAGAGGATGACACAGTCTTTGAAGAGATGCAGAATTACCTTACAGATAAAAAACCCTCCACATCTGAATATGGACCATCAACAACCATGTCATTATCTGAGCAGCAGAAAATGCTAGAAGACTTAAACCGGCAGATAGAGGAACAGAAACGCCAGCTTGAGGAGCAGGAAGAGGCTTTGCGTCTTCAGAGAGCGGCAGTCGGGGTTTCCATGGCCCATTTTTCGGTCTCTGATGCTCTCATGTCACCACCACCACGTTTCGGCAGGGAACCGGATGAGGAGATGGAAAAAACCCTAACTGCGATAAATCTGAATAGAGATCCGAGGCAATATAGAAACTTAACATCAAATACTGTTAATCCAACACTGACGGATCATACTgacaatgaaaatgaaaaaagggaATGTTCGAAAAGCAAGAACCCTTCAAAAGGTTTGCTAGAGCAAGAAAAAGATCAAGCTATGTCATTAGGTGAGGTAGATAACAAAATGTTAACCAGTGCTGATACAACAGTGTTGCATTCTGTAAGGAATTCAGAAAAAAGTATACATCCTGGTCCATCTGAACTACAAGAAAGTACCTCTTCATCGTCTGGTAACGAGAACATTCAGCGCTCCAATTCACCATCGAAAGATTCAGGCAAACCAAAACAAAGCCATACATCCAGGAGACAACATCACAGCCCTTCACAAAGACAATCGAGACACCACGAGAAAAGAACCTCAGATCAGTCAAAAGATGATGGACACAGAAGAAGAAGGTCTTCCAGACGAAGCCGAAGTCGTAGTTGCAGGAACGAAAGAACGTCATCAAGGGAGAGAGAGCAGAACCGCCACAGAAGTACATCTTCAAGACATGGTAGTAGGAGGGACAGATGGTATTCGTCATCGAGAGCACGTTCACCTCGGAGTAGGGCATCTTCAGAACCGGAGAATAATCATTCAAGTTTAAAGGAGAAATCGGCATCCAGGCAGAAGAATGAACCAAACTCTGCGATGACAGACACTGTAGCATCTGAGCAACCTGAAAGTGAAAAGTCTCAAAATGAGGCTTTGGAGAGTGCAGAGCCAAAAGAAACCACGATACAGAAAGATGCTCTTACAAAACCTGAAAGTGATCAGTCCCACCACAGAGAGCAAGCAGCATCTGATAAAACTTGTGGTACTTTTTCTCAAAGGAAGCAAGTGAAGGTAGAACCAAATCAACTGCAGAATGACCGAACATTCAAGACAAATCTATTGCAAAGGGAAGAGTTTCACAAAAACAAGCCTCAATTTGAGAAATTATCAAAAGATCATGACCGGAACAATGAGCCCTTTTACACCAGGCATCAGTGTACTCAGAGAGGTAATGTGTTAAATAATGATAAGACCATACATATTCAGTCATCAAGACAAGAGTTTCATCATCCTTCACAGAAGATGCCTAAAATAGAGAACGATTTCCCAGAGCCGGTGAAGGATTTGCCAATGAGGCCACCACATTTGCGTGGACAAGATCGTGAAATGACGCCACTTCAAAATCAGAACACTAGTTTCTTGATAGATGGCACTTCAGACCCTCAAGAATTTCCATTGCAAGAGGCTCGTTCCATGGCAAGTGATGATTTGACACAGTTGGAAAACAATATTCACAGAAATAGCCCTCCTAGAGATCAGTTTAGACCAAGGACGCCTGAAGGTCAGTGGAGAGGCCCACAGCATAGATTGGGTGGTCTGAGAGGTCATACATCAATGCAGTCTAGGATTCCCAGAGCTCCACATCCTGAGCAGATTGAAAACTGCAGACCAGCAGGGCCAAGAGGTCTAACACCAAGGATATTTGATGATTGTGGGCCATCTGAAGAATTTGGACCAATTGGTCCAACATCTGTATCTAGAATGTTTGAGGACTCTGGGAATCGAAACCTTAGGCCAAGGGGCCCAAGCCCAGGTTCCAGGATGTTTCAAGGAGCTTCGCCTCACCCTTTTGAACCTAAGGGACGGTTCCCAAGACCTGTAATGTTAGAGGGTTCTGGACCACAAAAGTTTAGGCCGAGAGATACATTCTTACGCCCTGAGATGTTCGATGGTTCAGTTACTTTTGCAGGGTCACAGAGAAGAGAGTTTGATCGTGGTGATCCTCATTTACAAGAGTTTGATGATTCATGGGAGTGTGATGCACCTCACCAACTTGACAGAGAAACATTTTCAGAACTTAGACGCCCTCGAGGACACGGTCCACCGCAACGGTTTCATGAAAATAGGCGTGACAGTAGAGGTACAGAGCAACCAGATTTTGATGACTCAAGATGCTATGATCTTACATTCGATAAGGCAGAAATAGAGCATGAACCACTTCAGTATTTCGATGATCCAAGGGATTATGGTCCAAATTTTGCTAATGAAAGTAATCTACCTCCACAACAACCAAGAGGTCACAGGTATCCCACTCCTCGTCCTATGCGAACCCGGATTCCAGCACGTGCTAGAAACTCTCTATCCAACAAACCTGAAAGACCTCGGGTTTCAAGAATGGAATTAAATGTTGAAAGATCTCAACAATTTGATGAATTTGGAGATTATGCAATAGAAAGGGAAACAGTTGAGCCACATTTTGCAAAGCCTGATATTTTTGAAGGTGACCGAAGTTGTGAACGAGCTGCTCAAATGAAAAGTCCATGCTTTAACCCACCTCCAAATCTCAGAGGTCCAAGAGCCCCATCCCCTAAATTTCACAACCAGAGGATGCTTCCTCCCCACACCATAGAGTTGCCTGAGGACAAAGTATGTTCTTCTAATTTTTCATTGCCATCTAATTCCAGACCTCTAAGATCACACGTGCCTAATGCAAGTGAGGTGCCAAACCCAATGCAATCACGGATACGGTTGGATGGACCAACCAAAGAGCCAGATATTCTCCCCTTGCGGCTGTCTGGCCCTTTGCTCCCAACACCTCCTGGTGGCCCAATAAGATTCCAGAGCCCTAGAATGCAGAGGCCTTGTCTTT from Silurus meridionalis isolate SWU-2019-XX chromosome 16, ASM1480568v1, whole genome shotgun sequence encodes the following:
- the si:ch73-181d5.4 gene encoding death-inducer obliterator 1, with the translated sequence MDDSSPTEATKRWGFRRSTIARREFIEEIGNLDLVTLTPRRTARQPKGKARGRGRAKQPNETIPTPPKRTRAGRGAIQVRDVDPESDDIVAAPRQPHEPQKAAFEASDQDSDELTLRELQERARRRRKSEEIQQESAELNDEGSRENVQADQDVSSLADQSGITGARKSAPGGRHEGKVDPEGRNDAGESSSIDEYSDPEAIYCICQQKHNNRFMIRCDRCHEWFHGDCVGISQSRGSLLEKNGEDYICPSCSPCQSPIRFLNQQQQPVLCKVLSSSSESLLTSSAGEERPNEDDGVKGKIRKSSSRGTKTRIKIFRPVETLEATSKLEERAVAGEQDVTEETVEDQEDLVEKEKEKATAPQCIGPGCSNDALPESVYCGHQCIIRHAAVAMHGLSEPKAQPEIKNKPAIKPTLKIQNLGKLFKKKPSEKPDEDGRSKEMGSAPAASFTPDPVHKAMGEQQPAAIASSLFYKATSTKPEKEAEESEPDKTPVTTQPESPDPSAPSEASAAKKVAEKPASSSPPLKRPASNPLPSRAKKTMPGSPRLSATRQLLNEASQCQSQEASSKPQSSNPTTEVRVLPITPAPVPPPRPLQAHPNMQMRQNIRRSLVDTLLKRVSASDDLEIPESEVEKLAVNIEREMFNMYYTTDNKYKTKYRSLILSLKDPKNKVLFYEVVKGHITPFKLTRLSDQELLSVQENTDNPVAQKEHSSPVCADVEQPVSVSKNIAVKPDSMATSSMEGKISLPPAKQKPCTAVSAIISTMLKDTTAEHKAHLFDLKCRICTGQISEDTDTTKKEEPKTEQKEKLLCAFALSAKTPALGDDSLVIESPASPNAEECNVETPQKEFSPPVIPAVSIVTITRKDPRTAGYRAAPSTAIVPAHVLVPDPPKSLTIICSEKETTDEPKAVEPPPPPPPPPMPKSILMKPSAPSNPMFYSSQGLTTRLRTSHTPADKKTINFLSRQDTIWKGFLNMQLVAKFVTKGCMISGSAEALKKDLPDTVHIGGRILPEIVWEYVERVKTSLTKELSLIRFYPASDEEEVAYVSLFSYFNSRRRFGVVSNICNNIKDLYLIPLCANESIPSVLLPIEGPGLEQDHPNLLIGLAVCQKLKRPGAQTHDIDEKRPRIQISQDPQSIINLPTKSTVPDAEHDEPYDPDIAIGTTPGNSQPDPPSPFSNPSSVLSNFHAPKTSTISDVAKITSLSAPPNSSTTSTTTTPLQTILDTIFGKKTHNQDLAGNTSQETPIVKEPAISFLTVDPIVQQYQQTSKAAVENDGNDRPYDPEEEYDPALGYQNLSPVKPLELSKPNTSTDVSKSIDGVFIDDDDRPYDPEEEYNLGNRIDSVHARSTANHSVAQGTSAIKDDVAYDPEDDTVFEEMQNYLTDKKPSTSEYGPSTTMSLSEQQKMLEDLNRQIEEQKRQLEEQEEALRLQRAAVGVSMAHFSVSDALMSPPPRFGREPDEEMEKTLTAINLNRDPRQYRNLTSNTVNPTLTDHTDNENEKRECSKSKNPSKGLLEQEKDQAMSLGEVDNKMLTSADTTVLHSVRNSEKSIHPGPSELQESTSSSSGNENIQRSNSPSKDSGKPKQSHTSRRQHHSPSQRQSRHHEKRTSDQSKDDGHRRRRSSRRSRSRSCRNERTSSREREQNRHRSTSSRHGSRRDRWYSSSRARSPRSRASSEPENNHSSLKEKSASRQKNEPNSAMTDTVASEQPESEKSQNEALESAEPKETTIQKDALTKPESDQSHHREQAASDKTCGTFSQRKQVKVEPNQLQNDRTFKTNLLQREEFHKNKPQFEKLSKDHDRNNEPFYTRHQCTQRGNVLNNDKTIHIQSSRQEFHHPSQKMPKIENDFPEPVKDLPMRPPHLRGQDREMTPLQNQNTSFLIDGTSDPQEFPLQEARSMASDDLTQLENNIHRNSPPRDQFRPRTPEGQWRGPQHRLGGLRGHTSMQSRIPRAPHPEQIENCRPAGPRGLTPRIFDDCGPSEEFGPIGPTSVSRMFEDSGNRNLRPRGPSPGSRMFQGASPHPFEPKGRFPRPVMLEGSGPQKFRPRDTFLRPEMFDGSVTFAGSQRREFDRGDPHLQEFDDSWECDAPHQLDRETFSELRRPRGHGPPQRFHENRRDSRGTEQPDFDDSRCYDLTFDKAEIEHEPLQYFDDPRDYGPNFANESNLPPQQPRGHRYPTPRPMRTRIPARARNSLSNKPERPRVSRMELNVERSQQFDEFGDYAIERETVEPHFAKPDIFEGDRSCERAAQMKSPCFNPPPNLRGPRAPSPKFHNQRMLPPHTIELPEDKVCSSNFSLPSNSRPLRSHVPNASEVPNPMQSRIRLDGPTKEPDILPLRLSGPLLPTPPGGPIRFQSPRMQRPCLYNENNLPQRPPTRGHFGVRGKGGVNPGRFDNDLNNQDGETFQSHFQEGEKGEFVDREEEYSSRGNSPWCRGARRRSSTVRRGHGSEQHNREDTSERGIGRDGAMSRDSYKTRH